In Ischnura elegans chromosome 6, ioIscEleg1.1, whole genome shotgun sequence, one genomic interval encodes:
- the LOC124161553 gene encoding high mobility group protein 20A-like yields MDSQKYGQGRSKSRSRSRPQPRRSNERKISRNPFLNFIRDLREDAPDTMTYKEVLIQAGKRWKKMPAKEKKMYIDEASKIARDAPPKKDTKKKPKGTTDKKKITNSNKKKAAKRMRDNDDASTISYDSDCTQESSY; encoded by the exons atggattCGCAAAAATATGGTCAAGGCAGG AGCAAGTCAAGATCAAGATCACGACCTCAGCCACGGCGGTCGAATGAACGTAAAATATCCCGAAATccatttctcaattttattcGAGATTTAAGAGAG GATGCTCCAGACACCATGACTTATAAAGAGGTACTCATTCAAGCcggaaagagatggaaaaaaatgcctgctaaggagaaaaaaatgtatattgacGAGGCTTCAAAGATTGCACGGGACGCTCCGCCAAAAAAGGATACAAAGAAGAAGCCGAAAGGAACAACG gaTAAAAAGAAAATCACCAATAGCAATAAGAAGAAGGCAGCCAAGCGGATGAGGGACAACGATGATGCCTCTACGATATCGTATGACTCAGATTGCACGCAGGAATCAAGCTACTAA